Part of the Desulfobacterales bacterium genome, GGGTGCTCAACCGGAACCGGCTCTTCCTACCCCTATCACCGTGTGATCTGGAAGTTTTAAAACACCGGTAATGTTACCTGGCTGAATGGCTTCGGCTGGAGGCGTCACCGGTGGTGCCACAGCCGGCGGAGGCGTTGACGGTTCGGGCTCCGAACTCAACGGCGCAAAGCGCCGATCGATTCTTCCCGTTTCCGCCTTTACCCGCTCAATCATTTTGGTGAAGGCTTCCTCCAGCGATTTCTCCATGACAACCACCTGCCCCTGCGTCATGATCAGCCGCTTCAATTCTGGGATCTTCAAGGTCGTCGACGACTTAAGATAAACGGGTTGAATGTAGATGAGCATCCTTCCGATGGGAAAAATGATCATATTGCCGCGCGCCACCTGAGAGCCCACCTGGTCCCACAAAGTCAGCTGCTGGGACACCATCGTGTCCTGGTTGATGAGGGAATTAATCTGCGCGGGTCCATAAACCAGCTCTCCTTTCGGAAAGCTGTAAATAATCAATTTCCCGTAACTCGACGCGTCGGACCCCGCCAGCGCCATTGCTCTCAAGTTGGCGCGACCCTTGGGCATAATCGGAGATACCAGAACAAAATCAAAGCGATTGGGCTCGATCATGTCGAGCGTGAGGTAATAGGATCGGGTCGCCTGTTGTTTTTCGGAACCAAGCTCGGGAATACCGACTTCCCAGATATCCTCCTGCTGGTAAAAGACCGCGGGATCCGTTTGGTGATATTTGGCATAGATGACCATCTGTATATCAAAAAGATCCTTCGGATAGCGCACCTGAGACCGCAGTTCCGGCGGCATCTGACCGGCATCCTTGAAAAGTCCGGGATACATTCGTCGATAGGCATTGATGACGGGGTCTTGCGTGTCAAAAATATAATAATTCACGGTTCCGTCATATGCATTGACCACCACCTTGACTGAATTTCTAATATAATTCAACCGGTTGGCGCCAGATCCATGAGTGGCCGAATTGGGGTAGAATTGAGAGGTTGTGTAGCCATCCTGCATCCAGTACAGATTGCTTTTTGTAACAACGGCATAAGGATCACGGTCCAGCACTATATAAGGCGTAATCGTTCGAATCCGCTCCTGTATGTTGCGCCGAAAAAGAATTCTGCTTTTTTTATTGGTCTTTGTGGTAAAAAAGACGTCCGAATCTTTCAGAAAATAGGCAAACATCAACTTTCTCAAGGCGGAATTGATAAACACGCCCTTTGATCCCTCATAGGCTTCCGTAACATTGGCATCCCCCTTCGGATAACCGAATTCTCCCGCATCGTTCGGAACGATCACATAAGGATAGTTATTCAGCATGCCGAAATATACCGCCGGTTGCTCGATTTTGAAGCCGAACTCCGACTCGAGCGGGATTCCTTTGAGAAACCAGGTCATCGGCTCATCCCCCCCCTGCCCGGCGGGGGTCATCACCGCGCCATATCCATGGGTGTACACCAGGTGGTCGTTCACCCAGTTTCGGGCGCCCTTGGGCAGTTCGGCAGTGTTCATCTCCCGGACGGCCAGAAAAACCTGCTGATTATTGCCCCGAACGTTGTAGTGACTGACATCGACCTTATCAAAATCATAATAGGTGCGCAGCTCCTGTAACTGCTCGTAAACGTCATTCAGGAGCTCTCCGTCCCAAACGGGAATGTTTCGAAAAATTCCCTGAACCATCTTCTCGTCAATGCCTTCGGGAACCACCGCGGGAGTGACTTGACGCATCTCGACACGCTTCAAATTGTAGGCGGACAGTGTGGCGTCTATATTGTTCATGAGATAAGGGGTTTGTTTGGAGATGGCATTGGGATTGACCCAGTAATCATTGGCGGCTTTTGGAAGTATTCCCGAATAACGCGCGCCCAATGCCAGTGAAAAGAGAACCGCTGAAACAATGACGACCTTGATTCCCTTTCGCGTCAGAACAAAATAGGCGGCCGAAATCGCCGTAACGGCCAGCAGAAAAATGCTCGCATATAGGAAAGGCAGAATGACGCGCATCTCGGCGTATCCCGGTCCCGAGAAGAGCGGTTCGTAAATGGCGGTATAAAGTAAGCCGTAGCGCTGCAGGAAAAAATCCCATATTTCTATCCCGAAAACGCAAAGGACCAGAAAGCAGACGTGGAAGGTGGCTCCCTTTGGAAGCCCCTGTTCCTGTGCTTTGAGTAACCGGCGCTCCAGCCAATAGAGGAAAAAAACACCGGCCGACAAAACGGCGAAGGAGATGACGATTCGCCTTTGAAGCAACGAATAAATCGGAAATGAAAAAAGGTAGTAACTGATGTCTTTTCCGTATACCGGATCCGGAATAGCGGCTTGAGGTCCGAAAACAAACAGGAGAAAGGCCTCCCAATGCTCAAATAACGGCAATGCGATCACAATGGCCAGAATCAGGGAAACGGGAATATAAACAAGCATGGACCCGGTGCGGAACATCTCCAACACATGTCGATAGGTCTTGGTCCGCGGTTTGGATTCTTCCGCAGGGGTACTGCCGGTGCCCAGATACCGCGAAGCCATCCAAAAGTTGAAAAAGAAAATGAAGAAAAAGAGCGCGGTGACGATCAGAAACACCAAGTAACGATAGAGCAGCCGCTGTAGGAAATAAAAGGCGTACCCCAGTGAGTCAAACCACCAGTAATCCACCAAAAAGTCGATGGTAAAGAAACTGCTGATCAACAAAAGAGCGCCCAGCAAGAAAAATACGCCGACAACTGTTCCCAACCTTCGCCTCACCCACCCCATTCTGCCATCCTTATGATCCATTTTCGTCAACCCCTCTGAACGAACATAAAAAGCTTCCGGCAAAACCGGCTTCCGTGTAACACGGTTAATAATCCCACATTCGAATAAAGGTTTCCAGAAATTTCATGGCGCGTATCTTGTCGATATTGGGCCGCAAGGTTTTTCCCGTCACCTCTTTTTATGGCCATGATCATGGTTTCGGCCACGCCGGGGTGTTTTTTCCAGACCGGCAGGAACTCGCTGTCGCGCAAACAGCCTGCCGCTCTTCCAAAAACACCCCGGCGCAGCCTCCCGGCCGTGGAAAATTGGCCGAAACGATATTCAAGGCCTATTTTATTTTCCCCGTCATAAGGGTCAATGTTAATCCCCCATGATGAAACGGACGCGGTGTAAAGGGTAAAGGAAACCGGCGATCAACCGCGGCAACCGGTGATAGCAGGGCAAACCGCCACCCCTTAAAATCGGCCTTTAATTTTTGGCCGATCTTTCCGAGCAACGCCGCGCTCTCCTGGATGCTTCCCAGTCGCCTGCCATAGGGCGGATTCAAGACGATCACGCCAGGCCCGTTGTTTTCCCCCATCCCAGGCAGGGTTGCCGGCGACATATCAAAAAAATCCATAGGACGCACCTGAACCATATTCAGCAGATCATGGGTGGACAGGCATTCGGTCAAACGGCGACAAGCAGATATAGAAATATCCGACGCCATGATGGGCGCTGTTTTCCCGTCAAAAACCTGAGCTTGCGCTTTCCTGCGCAGGTAAGCCCATTGCTGCTCTCGAAAGGCGGGCCATCCCATAAAGGCAAAGGCTCTGAACCAGCCGGGCGGAATGTTTCGTGCCATCAGGGCAGCTTCCAGGGAAAAGGTGCCTGAGCCGCACATGGGATCGAGCAAGGTTAGATCCGGTCTGTAACCGGCTATCCGTAAAATGGCTGCAGCACTGGTTTCCCGTAAGGGTGCGCTTCCGCCATGGGTTTTTAGTCCCCGTTTATAAAGCGGTTCGCCGGAAGCATCGAGGGACAGGGTAAACCGATCCTCAACCGCCCGAACAAAAATGCGTTGGCTAAAAAGCGCATGTTCCCGATTCCGGCTGCTGCCAAGGCGAGTGAATACCCCCCGCTCGATTCGCTCCGCAATCGCGCCCGTGTGGTTCAGGCGGGACTGTTTGGCGGTAACGCTTATCTCAACGGTAAATCCGGGATATATAAAAAGCTCCCAGGGAATTTCCGCCCCTTTTTTTTCCAGCGCCGCAAAACCGGTGGCTTTAAATTCGCCTATCCGCATCAGGATCCGCGTGGCGATGCGGGAATGCAAATGGAATAAAAAGCAATCCGGCAGGCGACCGGTGAATTCAACCCCGCCCGGAAGGATACGCAGATTTTCCCTGTCCATGCCGAGTTCCAAAAGCTCATCCGCACAAATCGACTCCATGCCAGGCGCACAGATGGCAAAAAATAAATGCGCCTCGCCCACCACATGTCGTTTGATCCGCCGGGTCAGGGCCGGGGGCGGCAGCGGCGGCAAATGGTCATTGCTTTGGGAAGGCTGCTCTGATAGGAAAGTCGTCATATTTTATGTCTTTTGAAATTCGTTCTTATCACCCGCATGGCGGTGGAAGGCGCGCCACTCCCCCTTTGTGTTCACGGGCTGAACCAAAAAGAGAAGCGATGGCACCCGCAACTGTAATTTTTAAAAAAGCGCGTTATGACGCCGCCTTAACATCAATCGTGGCTGAGATGCTCGACGCGCTGCTGGGCAACTCCTTACAGCCCGGCATGCGGGTTTTGATCAAACCCAATTTGCTCATGGCGTCGCGTCCCGAACGGGCCATCTGCGCCCATCCGCTCGTCGTGCGCGCCGCCGCTGACTATGTTCTGCAAAAAGGCGGCCACTGCCGCATCGGCGACAGTCCGGGCATCGGGTCCTTTGAAAAAATACTAAAAGATGGCGAATATCACCAGGCATTGAGCGACCTTGACGTCACGATCGCGCCGTTTACTGTCTCAACGAAAATCGATATCGGCCCGCCCTTCGGCCGAATTGATCTATGCGCCGATGTAGCGGATGCCGATCTGATCATCAATATCGCTAAATTAAAGTCCCATGTCCAGATGCGTTTAACGCTCGGGGTAAAAAATCTCTTCGGCTGCGTGGTGGGGCTCAAAAAAACCGAGTGGCACATGCGCGTCGGTGTGGACCGTAATCTTTTTGCCCGCCTTCTCGTGCAGATTTGCCAAACAGTTCATCCCGCCGTGACCTTGGTGGACGGAATTCTGGCATTGGAAGGGCAGGGACCCGGAAAAAGCGGAACCCCCCGGCCCATCGGCGTGCTGATCGGCGGGAATAATCCGTTTGCCGTTGATGCGGCAATCTGCCGAATGCTCGGCACAACGCCGGATACCGTGCCGACCCATCAAGCGGCCAAAGCCCTAGAGCTGGTTCCCGATATCATTCTAACCCTCGGGGACGCGCCAATGGTAACCGGTTTTCAGTTCCCGGTCATCGCGCCCCTGGAATTCGGACCGAAGCTGTTTCGCAAATTCATGCGAAGGCATTGGGTTCAGCGCCCGGTCGTAAATTCAGCCGCATGCAGCCTGTGCGGCAAATGCCACCGGCATTGCCCGGCCGGTGCCATTCAAATTCACCGCCAGCAACTTCAATTCGATTATGATCGCTGCATTCGGTGCTACTGCTGTGTTGAAATTTGCAAGGAAGGCGCTCTGAGTACACGGGAAACGCCGGCCGGAAAGCTGCTTCGGCACCTCACTGCTGCCGGCGCCAGGCTGCGGGCACGAATGCACCACATGCATTCGGGCGGTTCCCGTCGTTGCGATAATGATCCGACCGCCGGGCAATCACGTTGACATTCGTCCGGCATTTTTGTATTTGTTTCTAACTTCTCGGACTCTCTACATGAAAGGAAAGGGTGAACGCTATGGCAGGAATAAACAAGGTTATTCTAGTGGGGCGATTGGGCAGGGATCCGGAAATCAAATATTTCCCGAGCGGAGACGCGGTTTGTAATTTCAGCATCGCCACATCTGACACCTGGAAAGATAAAGACACCGGTGAAAAAAAGGAAAAAACGGAGTGGCATAAGATCGTCGCTTTCCGGAAACTCGCCGAGACTTGCGGCAAATACCTGTCCAAAGGCTCAATGGTTTATATCGAAGGAAGGCTGCAGACGCGATCCTGGGAAAAGGATGGCATTACCCGGTATATGACTGAAATTGAAGCCCTCAATATGCAAATGCTGGATCGTAAAGAAGGCACCGGCAACGCCGGGAGACCAGCGGGCAACGATTACGGCCAGCAACTCCCCCCATCGCACTTCCCAGAAGCACCCGAAGATGATATTCCATTCTGAATTGTTTTTTTATATCAATCTACAAAAAAAGCTTTCGCAAAAGGGAGATAGACGGTTATCCCCCTTTTGCCTTTCCAGAACAAAAGAAAACGAAGCGCTTTGCCGAGAAAAGGATCTTCATGATGCAACCCCCTACTTATGAGGAACTGGCGCAGCGCGTGATCATTTTGGAACAAAACGAGGCGGCGCTGTTGCGTATATTTGCCGCGGCGCCGATTGGACTCGGACTGAGTTCAAACCGGAAATTCGTTCGGGCCAATGACCCGTTATGCCTCATTACCGGTTACTCTCGGGAAGAACTGATCGGAATGACGGAACGATCGCTTTATTTTGACCGAAAAGAATATGAGCGGGTTAGCCGGGAAATCATGCAACAGCTTCAAACCAATGCGCGAGGCAGTGTGGAAACCAGATGGCGCAGGAAAGACGGTCTCGGCGTGGAGATCCTTTTGCGTTGCAGCCCGACAGACCCGACGGATTCGATGGACAACCTCTCTGTCGTTGTTCTGGATATCACCGAACATCGACGCGCGGAAGCGGCGAGACAAAACAGCGAAGCGCAATTCCGATCTCTTTTTGAATTTGCGCCCAATCCTATTTGCCTTGAAGAAATTAAAGGCGGCGCGATACAGGCCAACCGGGCCATGTGCGATCTGTTCGGATATTCGAAAAAGGAATTGGCGGAAAAATCGTTTAAAGACCTAATGCATCCGGATGATGTGTACGCATGGATTCAAAAACGGGAGCTAATCCTTAAAGGAGACCTTCATTCAAGCCAGTTTGAAAAACGGTATCTCGACAAAAAAGGGGCGATCATCTGGGGCATCACCGCGCTGTCTTTGCTAAGAAAAACGGATGAAACCCCTCTTTTTTTCACGATTCAAATTCAGGACATTACGTATATTAAACGATTGGAAGAGCAACTGCTTCAGGCGCATAAAATGAAGGCTATCGGGACGCTTGCTGGCGGTATTGCCCATGATTTCAATAATTTATTAATGGGAATACAGGGCAGAGTCTCTCTGTTGCTTCTGGATGCAAACCAGGGGGAAGCCTCGTATGAGCACCTGAAAAAAATAGAGGCCCATATTCGTCGGGCGGCCAACCTCACACACCAGTTGCTCGGTTTTGCCAGAGGGGGAAATTACGAACTTCTGCTCACCGACTTATCCGGTCTGATTCGAAAAGAAGCCGACATGTTCGCCCGCACCCGAAAAGACCTGACCGTTCGGGTGACGCTCTCGGAAAATCTTTGGCCGGCAAAGGTTGACCCCGCGCAAATCCGCCAGGTGCTGCTCAACATTTATATCAATGCGTCGCAAGCCATGCCGGACGGTGGCACGCTGACCGTTAAAGCGGAAAATGTTCAAATCACCCCCTTGGATAACAAGCCGCTGGAAATCGGCCCCGGAAAATTCATTCGAATATCCATAACGGACACCGGCGTGGGAATGGACCCCGGCACGAAACAGCGTATTTTCGAACCCTTTTTTACGACCCGAAATTTGGGAAAAGGCACCGGATTGGGACTCGCATCCGCCTATGGCATCATTCGACATCATGGCGGTTTTATAAATGTATGCAGCGAAAAAGGGCGCGGAACCACCATGTCGGTGTATCTGCCCGCGGAAGATCTGGAAAGGCCAAAAGAAAGGACACCATCAACAAAAACAATAAAGAGCCGCAGGGGCATTTTGCTGGTCGATGATGAAGAAATCATCATTGAAATCGGGGAGCAGATGATTCGCCGGCTCGGTTACACCGTCTTGACCGCAGCATCGGGACAAGCCGCCGTTAACCTCTATTCGGAAAATAGGGAAATCATCGATCTGGTCATTCTGGATATGATCATGCCGGAGATGAGCGGGGAGGAGACACTCAATCAGTTGATGGGGCTTGATCAAAACTTAAAAATAATTATTTCAAGTGGTTATAGTATCAATGGGAAGGTGTCGGACTTGTTGAAATGCGGTGCGATCGGATTCATTCAAAAGCCCTTTAACATGACGCAGTTGGCCGAAGCGCTTCACAACGCCGTACCGATTGCCGAATAATGTCGGGGTTGCCTTCGGTTATCAGCCGAGCGCGTCATTGATTCCGCTTTTTCGTCAATCAGATGCATCGGAATCGGATTTTCGATCTATCTTTTCGGTCGGTTTATTCTCCGTCTCATTCGTGGCTTTTTTAAAATTTTTAATGGCTTTGCCCATTCCCGCACCAATTTCAGGCAATTTGCCCGCACCGAAAATAATCAGGATTATTACCAGAATAATAATTAATTCAGGCATTCCAATTCCAAACATATCCGCTCCCATTCCTTACGGGTTGCTTTCCTCGAGATCCCTTAGCAACCGTAAAAATTCTTTTGATTTGGTATGTTGATCAAGCGCGCTTTTATACTCGATCCATGCTTGCCAGCTTTTCATCCACACCTCGTTGTGCCAATAACAATCCGAATCCCCCCCGCCTTTTAGGCGCTCAATATAATCAATATATTCCTCAGCGCAACTAAAACAAAAGCGATAGGGAACACGCAATAGCTTTTCGGCGCCGATCTCATCCCGTTCCGCCGTGTCGACATGAATTCCACATTTTTCGCATTTGATCCGACAATGTGTACACTGAATCACTTGTTGAACCGCATGAATCTTGCGCTTTTTTACTCGCTCCGCTTTTTCTTTGTCGGAAAGAAGCCGTTTGTCCCCTATGGATATGATTTCCGCCAAATCCCACCACCCGGATAAGAATTTGCTTGCGATTCTGGTTGATTTCGGCTGTCACAATACCACCGGGCCGTATGACTGTCAAACCATTTGCCGAGCGTCAAAATTGGAAATCCGCCTGCGGATTGATTGTAATACCGGCCAGGCCATGTTAATAACGTGTCACCTTCGACACGCAGGTTATAGAAAGGAAACGCTATGTCCGGATACGGATTTTACCCGAACTGCCTTCCGGTTCTCATCGGCAGCATTCCCATGAACGATCACTTGGCCGCCACGGAACTGGTGTTGGCCCATACCCCTGAAATTCCGCTTTGGGTTCAGCTTCCCGCCTTCCGGGAAGAAGGCATGATGGCCCAGTTTCTGCCGGGCATGCCGGGACTTACGGAAGATAAAGGACGGCTTTTCATTGACGCACAAGGTGACCGCTATGAAACAGAAGCTTTGGCGTTTTATGAGGCATTCATGGCGGAATCCGAGGCAGAACGGATCTGCGCATCATCGCGCTTCGCCTTGCAGCCGGATACCGCAAAGGGATTTTTTGTGCTGTTGGATCGAATTAAGGACCGTGAGCCCTTGCCGCTTGCCGTAAAAGGCCAGATCACGGGTCCGATTACGTTTGCCACCGGTGTGTGTGATGCAGCAGGGCGGGCTATTTTTTATAATGATCAGCTTCGGGATGCCGCGGTCAAACTCATTGCCATGAAAGCGCGCTGGCAGGCGCAACAGCTCAAGCAATTCGGAAAACCCGTGGTGATTTTCTTCGACGAACCGGCGCTTGCCGGATACGGCTCTTCGGCCTTTATCAGCATCTCCAGGGAAGATATTTCAACCTGCTTTGCAGAAGTGATCGAAGCCGTCCATAAGGAGGGCGCCGTGGCCGGTATTCATGTCTGCGCCAATGCGGACTGGTCCTTATTGCTCGAATCCGCCACGGATGTGATCAGTTTTGACGCGTACGCCTATTTTGATAAGCTGATTCTTTATGAAGGCCCGCTGCGGGGCTATCTTCAAAGAGGTGGTCTGCTTGCCTGGGGCATCGTGCCGACGGCCAACGCGGAAGACATTGATAAGGAAACCGTCGAAACGCTGACGGCTTCCTGGTGGGAAAAGGTCCGGCGCATTGAGGCATGCGGGATCAGTCGCGAAACCCTGCTGGCGCAGTCCTTTATCACCCCGAGTTGCGGTACCGGTTCCCTCAGCTTGGCCCATGCCAAAAAGGTATTGTCATTGACCCGGGCGGTATCGCAACAAATTCGAAAAACGAAAGCTCCGTCAAAATAGAGCGAAGCCAACAACCGGCCATGCAATGAGAAAGAAGATGCCATATGATGGAAAAACAAAAAGGGTATGTTCACGTCTATACGGGGGACGGCAAGGGAAAGACAACGGCGGCCTTAGGGGTGGCGATCCGCGCGGCGGGCCACGGCATGAAAACCTATATCGCGCAGTTCATGAAGGGAATGCCTTACGGAGAGCTGACCACCTTGGCACGAATACCCCAAATCACCATCCAGCAATATGGCGGTGATTGTTGTATTCGCAAAGAAGAGGTCACGCAATCCCATATCGATCAGGCAAAAGAGGGGCTGCGTCAGGCCCAAGCGGCCATGCTGTCGGGGGACTATGATATCGTTGTCCTGGATGAAATCAATGTGGCGGTCTGGTTCGGACTTCTCAGCGTTTCGGAAGTAATGCCGCTTTTCGCCCTGCGGCCGGCCCATCTGGAGTTGATTTTAACCGGCCGCCGAGCCCCTCGGGAATTTCTGGACCAAGCCGATCTCATCACCGAGGCGAAAAGCATCCGGCATTATTACGACAAGGGTATTCAAGCCAGAAAAGGCATCGAATACTAATAGTTGGCATCCGCATACTCCACCCAGCCGCCGGCCTTGACCAGCGCCCGATCGTAATCGGAAATGGAGAAGGTAACGGTTTCCGTGGTGCCGCCGGCGTGAAAAACAAAGGTGCCGGCTTCAAAATTCGTTGTGACCGTGGTGTCTTTTCCGGAGAATACGGTAAAAAGACGATTGATGGTCTCTTTCGGTAGTTCAACCGCCATCATGCCGCAATTGAACATGTTCTGGCGAAAAATTCGGGCAAAGCTGACGCCGATCACCAGAAAAATGTCGTTGACCTCCAGTGCCCAGGGCGCATGTTCCCGGGAAGAACCGCAGCCGAAATTTTCCCGGGTAAGCACCACCCGGGAGTCGGCAATGTCCTGTTTCTGATCAAACCCTTCAAGGGTAAGATCTTCCAGCAAATACGGCTTTAAGGCCTCCTTGGAAATTTCCGTCAGATATTTGGCCGGTATGATTTCATCCGTATTGATATCGGAGCGATCGAGAAACAGCACTTTTCCGCTGAAATTTTTCATGGCTTATCCTTTAAACAGGTCTGAATTGGTAATATGGCCAGCGATGGCGGATGCGGCCGCCGTTGCCGGGCTCATCAGGTGCACCATGCCGCCTTTTCCCATACGGCCGTTAAAATTCCGGTTCGTGGTGGACGCGCACACCTCGCCTTCCGCCAAGACCCCGTTGCTCATGCCGAGGCAGGCCCCGCAAGTGGGGTTGGTGACACAAAATCCGGCATTCATGAAGATCTCGAGAATGCCTTCCGCCATGGCCTGCTGAAAGATTTTCGGCGTGGCCGGAGAGACAATTCCCCGCACCGTCTTCGCAATGGTGTTGCCGCTCAATACCTGGGCCGCAACCCGCAGATCTTCAATTCTGCCATTGGTGCAAGAACCGATATAAACCTGGTCGATCGGCGTTCCGGCCAGTTCACTCACCGGTTTGACATTGTCCGGTTTAAAGCCGAAGGTTGCCTGCGGAGACAACCCACTGACATTCAACTCGATTTGCGCTTCATAGGGCGCATCCGGGTCCGCGCAGAACACCTGAAACGCGGCCAGCGCCGCTTCCTTTGATGCAACCTCATTCTGAATAAATTCCCAGAGGTAGTCCACCGTGGTCATGTCCGGCGCACAAATGCCGCAAGTGCCGCCGGCCTCGATAGCCATATTGCACAGCGTCATTCGGGCCTCCATGCTCATCGCCGCCACAACCGGTCCGTCAAACTCGATGACCTTGTTCGTGGCGCCGTTGACGCCGAGTTTGCCGATAAGGGCCAAAATAACATCTTTGGCAAAAACACCCGCTTTCAAGGTGCCGCGGATGGTTACCTTGATGGTTTCAGGATAGCGAAACGCACACACGCCTTTTAAAATTCCCACTTCCAGATCGGTGGTGCCCACGCCCGCAGCAAACGCACCAAAGGCCCCGTGCGTGCACGTGTGGGAGTCCCCCATAATCACGGTGAATCCGGGCCGAATAAACCCTTTTTCCGGAAACAGGGCATGGCAGACGCCGTTTTGGCCGATATCAAAAAAATCACTGATTCCCTGCCGACGCGCCCAATCCCGCAACATTTTGCCCTGTAGCGCGGTCTTTGAATCCTTGGCCGGGGTGACGTGATCAATGACGGCCTTGATTTTATTTGAATCAAACACCCGGTCCTTTCCCCGGCGAATGAGATCATCAATGGCGGTCGGGGTGGTAATTTCATGGCATAATACGGCATCGAGCCGAATGACATGAATATCGCCCGCCGGATTATCGACATGATGGGTATCAAATATTTTTTGAGCAATCGTTTTTCCCATGGAATTTTCCTTAATTATTCATGTTAATCCGTGTCCGTTTTGAGTACCGATAGAAACGCGGATTGAGGAATCATCACCTTGCCGACCATTTTCATCCGCTTTTTCCCTTTTTTCTGTTTTTCCAAAAGCTTTCGTTTCCGGGTGATATCACCCCCATAACATTTGGCCGTAACATCTTTTCGAAGCGGAGAGATGGTTTCCCGCGAAATGATATTGCCGCCGATAGCGCCCTGAATGGCGATCTTAAACATCTGTCGGGGAATCTCTTCTTTTAATCGTTCGCAAGCATTTCGGGCGCGCTGTACCGCCCGGTCTCGGTGAACCAGCATGGACAGCGCGTCCACTCGTTCGCCGTTTAGTAAAATGTCAGCCTTGACGAGGTCCGAATCTCGATAATCCTTGATTTCGTAATCAAAAGAGCCGTAGCCCTGCGTAATCGATTTTAACTTGTCGTAAAAATCATAGATAACTTCCGCGAGCGGTATTTCAAATATCATTTCCAGCCGGTTGCTGGTCAGATACTGATAGTTGACGCTGATGCCGCGCTTGTCAAGGCAAAGCTTCATGACCGCGCCCATATACCGGTCCGGCACAATAATGGCCGCGCGAATAAAAGGCTCCTGCGTATTTTCAATCAGCATCGGATCCGGATAAAGCGCCGGGTTGTCGATAATTTGGGTGGTGCCGTCCTTCATCAACAGCTTATACTGTACCGATGGCGCCGTTAGGATAAGCGAGAGGTCAAACTCCCGCTCCAGCCGCTCCTGAACGACTTCCAGGTGCAAAAGTCCCAAGAATCCGCACCGAAAGCCGAACCCGAGGGCCGCAGAGCTGTCTTTTTCATAAATCAGAGCGGAATCATTTAATTTCAGTTTCTCCAAACTCTCGGCAAGATCTGAATACGCATCCGATGCAACCGGGTAAATGGATGAAAACACAACCGGTTTTGCCTCTTTAAAGCCGGAAAGCGGCTTTTCGCAAGGCCTTTTGGCCAAGGTGACCGTATCCCCGCACCGGGTGTCACTGACGGTTTTGATGCCGGCGATCAGATAGCCCACCTGCCCGGCCGAAAGGGTTTTTTGAGGCACCCGCACAATTTGAAAAAGCCCCACTTCCTCTACCCGATGGACGGCCCGATTCCACATAAACATAATGGTGTCACCGGCTTTGAGTTCGCCATCGATCACACGCACATGAACGATGGTTCCCCGAAACGAATCGT contains:
- the lepA gene encoding translation elongation factor 4; the protein is MKHIRNFSIIAHIDHGKSTLSDRLIQATHMVSDRDFKNQILDSMDIERERGITIKSQTVCLPYAAADGQTYTLNLIDTPGHVDFSYEVSRALASCEGALLLIDASQGVEAQTLANLFLAMEHNLEIIPVINKIDLPSADIERVKHQIEEDLGLDPEAAICVSAKEGTGVPDILEGVVRKLPPPVGDVTAPLKALIFDSHYDSFRGTIVHVRVIDGELKAGDTIMFMWNRAVHRVEEVGLFQIVRVPQKTLSAGQVGYLIAGIKTVSDTRCGDTVTLAKRPCEKPLSGFKEAKPVVFSSIYPVASDAYSDLAESLEKLKLNDSALIYEKDSSAALGFGFRCGFLGLLHLEVVQERLEREFDLSLILTAPSVQYKLLMKDGTTQIIDNPALYPDPMLIENTQEPFIRAAIIVPDRYMGAVMKLCLDKRGISVNYQYLTSNRLEMIFEIPLAEVIYDFYDKLKSITQGYGSFDYEIKDYRDSDLVKADILLNGERVDALSMLVHRDRAVQRARNACERLKEEIPRQMFKIAIQGAIGGNIISRETISPLRKDVTAKCYGGDITRKRKLLEKQKKGKKRMKMVGKVMIPQSAFLSVLKTDTD